CCGACAGGACCTTGACCTTCTCTCGGAGCTCGGTGCTCTCCCGGTATAGCTGGTCGTAGCTCTGCCCCACCAGGTCGAGGAACTCGTCCACTTCCCTGGCGTCGTACCGGCCGAATCGAGTGGAGAACTGCTTGGAATGCACCTCAAGTGGTGTGAGCATGTGGCGCCTCCTCCCGAGTGTTTGGGGTGTACACGGAGTATCGCTTGAGGATCACGGAGATGCGCCCGCGCTTGGTCTCACCTGGGACTTCCTCAACCACCAGCCTGCCGCGGCCGCGGCAGACAACCACATCGCCAGGGGACACACGCGATGACGGCGAATCGGCCATAATTCCGTTCACCTTGAACCTGCCTGCCTTGATCTCCTGCGCGAGCCTTGTGCGGGACGCAGGGAATCCAGCGCCCGCAACAGCATCGAGCCTCATGGACGCCACCGTTGCTCTGATGGCCTTCGCAGCCTGCCCGGGAAAGGATACCTCCGCGATATCCAGTTCGCACAGGTCATCTCCGTGTTGCCGGGTCCGCGCTTCCGCTGTGGGATGTCTGAAGGCCGAAGACGAGATGACTCCCTGCCATCCCGCATCGGAGCGGAAGATGTCTCCTATTTCATCTCTCACGACGCCCAGCCCGCGCAGTGCTGCAATCACAGCGGCGTCATCATCCCACTGCTCCCCGAGGGGCCTCAAGTAGAAGAACGATATCTCCGGGTCATATGTTTCATCGGGGAAACCCGATGGCATCACTGCGAGCCTCTTGCGCTGTGCTCCTCTGTACCCTCCGTAGAACCTGGCCCTTACATCGGAAGCGGACGCCAGGGCTTGCCTGGCGGCATCCTGGCTTTCCTGGTCAAGAAATCCTGTGAGCGCCGGCACTCCTGACTGCGCCGCTTGCGATGCGCTATCCATCACAGTGGCAACGAATTGCTCCCCTCGCTCCTCCTGCATTGATACACCTCGATCTCAGTAAGTCCGTGGGCCGAATATCGCGGACCCCACCCTGACGATCGTCGCCCCTTCTTCGACGGCTACTGCGTAGTCGCCGGACATCCCCATGGAAATATGGTCAAGAGACACGTTGCTCAGACGCAACCCTGAGAGATCCTGGACTAGCCTGCGCGCCTCGCGGAAAACGGGCCGAGCCAACTCCGGGTCAGCTGAGTACGGCGCGATTGTCATGATGCCGCGCATTCGGAGATGCTCGTACTTCGGCATTCCGATGGCGAATGCCCGGGCATCCTCAGGCCTGATGCCGGATTTCGTAGCCTCTCCCGAGATATTCACCTGGAGCAGCACATCCAGAGTCCGGCCCATCGCCTCGCACTTCCGGTTGAGCTCATCCGCGAGTTCCTCCGAATCCAGTGAGTGGACGATGGTGAACAACTCAGCGGCGCGCTTGGCCTTGTTCCTCTGCAGATGCCCAACGAGATGCCATACCAGGCGACTCCCGGCGCCTGCTGCAGCCGAAACCAGAGGGATCTTCAAAGTGGCCTCCTGAACCCTGTTCTCGCCTAGATCCTGCACTCCGGCGGATACCGCCTCCGTGATCCGCGATGCATCAACGTTCTTGGTGATCGCCACCAGCATCACTTCTGACGCACTCCGCCCGGACCTGCCTGCCGCACAGGCGATGGCCTCGCGCACGTGTTCGATGTTATCCGAAATGGATGCCAAAGATGCCCACCTCACGTAAGGCTAGATATTCTCCGTCCGAGCGACTATTCCTCTGTTTTGCAGCACTTATGGGCCCAGTCACAGCCTAACTCGCACTCGATCGCCCTCGCGGATTCCCTCGACTACTGCTTCAGACCCGTTTCTCCCCAGCACCGACACCTTCTTCAGGGTGTATCTGTCGGAGCGCAGGACGTATACAGCATCTGAGTCGCCTGTGCGCACCAGCGCGCTTTCGGGGACTACCACCCCGCCCACGTAGTCGGTGACCAGATCCACCCGTTCGGTGCGCAGATTGGTGAGGGATGCAGCATATCTATCCATGGCGACGTGGATCGCCCATGTATTGTCCCCCAGATCCTCGCGTTTCCGCGTTTCCAGGATCGTGGCGCCTACTGCCTCAGACGCAAGCCTGGGAAAGCGCACTCTCACTCGCTGCGCCCGCCTGGGCGCGGCCCCCTCCCGGTAATTCGCGAAGATGACGAGATTCGTCTGGTAATTCTGCACCTCTCGGAACACTGCCATCCCTGCTGACACCTGCTCTCCCTCGGCGCAGTCCCTTGAGACTGCGCCTGGGGCCCCGGGGTCCGCATTCAGCAGATCGGGATTGCCCGGCCTGTACACCGACTCGAGCCCATCCATATGCCGGGAGATCAGCGCGGATTCGCTAGCGCGAAGGACCGCGGACGCGCGTGCTGAGGCAGCATTCGATTCACTCTTAGCGCTGGCTGCCTCGGCCGCGGCGGCGCGGGATTCCTCCTGAATCCGGGCAAGCGACGACTCCGCCTCGCGCTCCCTTGCTCTGAGCGCCGACAGTTCCGAACGGGCCTTATTCGCGTTCTTGGTATCTTTTCGCTCTTCGTACGCCTTGGCTTCTTCCTCTTTCAATGCCATCTGAACGCGGATTGTCGATATACGCTCCCGTTCCCGCCTCTCTCTCAGCGAGGAATCGACGGCGGATCGGTTCGCGTTGTCATTGGATTCGGAAGGCTGCTGCTTGGGTGTTCCAGTGGCAGATTGGTCGCGAATCTCCGCGACTACAGTTCCCGGAGCTGCCATCTCGCCTTCGCCGACAGCGTAGTGAAGCACCCCGCTGATTGGGGTGATAGCGACGCTCTCATCCCGTACTATAACTGCTCTAGCAGGGATTGAAATCTCGATGAAGCCGTTTCGTGCGACTGCGGCCTGGGTGAATCGACCAGCCAGATTGCCTCGGATGGTGGCCAAGAGAACATAAGACAGGACCGCGACCACCGCGATGGCCACGGCCAGCATGAAGAGGTTCAGGGCACGCTCGGCAGCCGTACGTTCCTGAACCCTGCGTCGACCGCTGATCAGATTGTTCATGGCGCTCGATCTCCTCGTACTCCGGTGCAAGCTGGACCTCATGCAGCAATTATATCACATGCACCTCACGAGGAATTCATTCGCCACGAGTGTGTGGTCCTCCGTATCGATCTCATATATGTATCCCAGATAGCCTGTGGTCCGATCGACAGAAAGGACGCCGTAGGCTCGATACTGAGCCTCCAAGTTCACGAGCGGCGCTTTCTTGCCTAGTTTCGGCGGATCCCTCATGAGCAGGGCATCTCCTGCCTTGAGTTCCTGGGCCTGAAGGATTGCCTCATCCACGCCGCGCCTCACCACGAGTTTCTGCTCTCCGGTGAGGGACAGCCTGCCTAGTCGTGTTTTCACGTGAAAGAGAGGCTCTCCCTCCCATAGCTGCCTCCGCCCGATTGAGAGGAGTTCGGTCCATCCGGCGCGGGTAAGCACTTTGAACTGCGATAGGCTGTGTTCGAGGCTGTCTTCTTCGATAACAGGGTCGAAGTAACCGAGGTTGACGTGTAGGATCTGTCCTTCCTCGTCTTTTATGATTATGGACGTGTCCTGAGATAGGCAACACTGCAAATTTCATCGCCTCCGGCAGGCGAAAGTATACCATCACCCGTTCGCGGATTCAAGGCCGGAATCATCCACAAGCACGACATCAAGACCCACTTTCCTTATCCGATCCCATTCAAGCACCAATTCGCCCCCTCGGCCCAGGAATCCCAGTAGCCTTCCACTCCCAGGTATGATGAAACTGGTCACCTTGCCTGTGTCCATGTCAACCTCCAGATCGAATATGTAGCCCAGCCTTTTCCCATCGTTCACGCTGACCACTTCCTTGGTCCGCAGATCGGATGTGCGCTGTATCATGTCGGCGCCTCCCAGCGTGTACTGAACCCCTGCCATTGTATGCATGGTTCTCTGGGTTGGTGCATCGACTCTCGACCTTCGAACCAGCGAAGACCCTCTACTTGCTCGCCTGCCGGAAATCGGGCAGCCGGAGCAACCGCGCTACCCACGCCGGAAGATTCCACTCCAGCAATGCCGTGGATGGCCCGGCCGTCCAAAGCCCAGCAGCAAACTCCAGCGCGATCCGCCCGTTCGCCGGGAGGCCTCTCTCGAGGCCCCGGTCCGCCCCTGTCAACGTGATGTCTGTCTCAAGTATCCTCGCACGATTCAGGTCCACTAGGCACAACGGAGGAAACAGCACACACCACCAGTTGGCGCCGGCGCCCAGCCCTATCACCACCTCCAGGGCTGGGTAGTCCCCGGCGGGGAAGGCAGTTCTTCCGTAAGCTGCCGCAGGGAAACGTGACATGCCTAAGGTGGCGGCGACCGGTGCGTCGACTCCTGCCCTGCCTACCGCATCTCTCGCAGCAAGCTCGATCTTGCCAAGGTTCTGGGAAAGCGCGCGCATGGCCCAGCGTGAGCTGGTTGCGCCTGAGATCGCTCGCCATGATTCAGTGAGTACTGCATCGCGAACTGCAAGCTTAAGCCTTTGGCTGGCGCCATCATTGCCTGGCGCGACTACGTGCAGCCTTATTAGGTTCGACGAGTTGAACGCGTAGGTCACTTCATCACGCGCGCCGGCCGACCTCGCCCCTGCCACCGCCCATGCGAGGATCATCGCTGCCAGAATCAGGCCGCATGTTATTGCCCGTGCTCTAGCTTCGTGCGCCAATATGCCAACCTTCCTTCACATCGAGCGCCTCATATGCTTCAGCGCCGCCTTCTCCAGCCTCGATACCTGCGCCTGCGATATCCCTATCTCATCTGCCACTTCCATCTGAGTTCTGCCCTCGAAGAACCTCAGCTTGAGGATGAGCCTCTCCCGTGACGACAGCTTCGACATGGCTTCCTTTATCGATATGCCTTCGAGCCAGTTCACATCCACGTTCTTGTCATCTGAGACCTGATCCATGACATAGATCGGGTCTCCTCCATCGTGATAGATGGGCTCGAACAAGGAGATCGGCTCCTGGATCGCGTCGAGGGCGTAGACCACCTCTTCTCTCTTCACGCCCAGAGCATCCGCGATCTCGGTGACGCTCGGCTCTTTCGAGTTCTGCGACATCAGCCTGTCACGGACCTGAAGAGCCCTGTATGCGATATCCCGCAGTGAACGCGACACCCGGATGGGGTTGTTGTCTCGCAAGTAGCGCCTGATCTCGCCGATGATCATCGGCACTGCGTAGGTTGAGAACTTGACGTTCTGGGATAGGTCGAAGTTGTCGATGGCTTTGATGAGTCCGATGCACCCCACCTGAAACAGGTCATCTACGTACTCTCCCCTGTTCGTGAAGCGCTGTATCACCGACAGCACCAGCCTGAGGTTGCTGTAGATCAGCCTCCCGCGCGCCTCATCATCCCCATCTCGCACCGCTTCTAGGAGCTCACGCATCTTGGTGCTGGACAGCACTGGGAGTTTGGAGGTGTTGACACCGCATATCTCGACCTTGTTCAGCGCCATTTCGGAACCACTCCACTATCTCGCATTGGGGACCTGCACTAGCAGTATTGCTCCCCTATCCAGCCTTTATTCCGCTGATGGATACCAAATTGGAATTATTTTCACAAATAGAGAACCCCGACGTCAGCTGGATGCCTACGCCGGGGAATCGCTATCGCCGGATGTGGCCGGGATCGGGGCGGGACGGATTGGGATGGATTCGGATGGATTTAGATGCGATGGGTTGTTCATTGCATCCGCAGTCGGCTCTGAAACCGCCCCCTATTCCGCCTGGCTCATCTGATGTCTCAGCTTGGTGATGATACGCTTCTCGAGCCTGGATATGTAGGATTGGGAGATCCCCAGAAGATCTGCGACCTCCTTCTGTGTCCTCTCCAGCCCGTCCGCGAATCCGAACCGCAGTTCCATGATGCGCTTCTCCCTGCCGGATAGCGCGCTCAAGGCCTGCCCCAGCAGAGCGCGGTCCACCTCATTCTCTAGCGCCTGATACACCAGATCCTCATCGGTGCCGTACACGTCGGACAAGAGCAGTTCATTTCCGTCCCAGTCGATGTTGAGCGGTTCGTCAAACGAGACCTCACTCCTCAGTCTGCTGCTCTTTCTCAGATACATGAGAATCTCGTTCTCGATGCATCGTGATGCATAGGTCGCAAGTTTGATTCCCTTGTGAGGATCGAACGTGTTCACAGCCTTGATCAAGCCGATGGCGCCGATGGACACCAGATCCTCAACGCCAAGCCCCGTGCTTTCGAACTTGCGCGCAATGTACACTACCAGCCTGAGGTTTCGCTCCACGAGTTCGGTCTTTACATCGTTTGCGCCGCCGCTCAGCCTGTGTATTAGCGCAGTCTCCTCATCTGAGCTGAGCGGAGGAGGGAGTGTCTCGCTGCTCCCCACGTACCTGACCATCGGGTCATCCGACAAAGCGAACCAGCGAAGAAAGCGGACAAGCAGCAGCCTTGCTGCCCATGTCACCCGCTCGATCCAGCGTGCCATGTTCATACCCTCCTCTGCACTCACGCAGCAGTGAGTATGTCAGGGTTCATGAGAGCGCAATACCTGCCATCATGACAAAGTCGGGATGAGTGGATGCACACAACAGCCCTCGACGTCGCAATGCGGCGCCTCCCATCTACTACGCGGATTTCGTTTGGTCGGAAGCCGACCATCAGCCCTCCATCCTGACCGATGGAGGAGTAGGGTATCGCCCGGAATCGGGCAGACCACCTCGAACCTGCAATGGCATACGCGGCTGCGGTGAAGTCCTCCTCCGATTTGCGCACCGGCTCGCGTATCTCCGGTGGGATGAGGCTCTCTATGGCGGCGTATTCCACTATGATGACGGGGTTGCCCGACACTGGGTCGCGAAGCCGGCACCCTGTGTCGATCAGAGCCCACACCGATACTGCTTCCCCATCGAAACTGATCGAGATCGGAACGAAGAAAAGACCGTCTCTGATTCCACGGTGAACCACTCCCCAGCCTGCCTCCGATATCAAGAGCACCGTGCCTGACGCCGCGATGAACGATGCGGCGGTATTGCCGGAAGTCGCAATCGAGGCAGCCATGCCTGCGCCTCCCGCCATGATGGTCAGAAGGTATCTGCAGAATAGCGCGTTTGCGAGCGTCCTGCCCGACATGGCAGGGAACGCAATCAGGAGCGATGCCGCTCCTATCACCGCCCCAGCGAAAAGGGATCCTGGAGAAGAGAGAGTCATAAGTCCGGCATCCGCCAGCATTGCAGCAATGGTGAACGCTCCAGCCGAGAAGGCGGCGGCAGCTGCCAACCGTCCGCGTCCAACTAGCCGCGCCTGCCCTAACTGCCCCGATCGGACTGATTGCCCCGATCGAACTGATGAGCCTGACTGCCCGCTGCCTCCTGCGCCGATCTGCCTGATGGCCCACAGTGTGAGGAAATCGAGGACAAAGGTGCTTCCGAAAACCAGGAGCAAGGAGTCAACGTAAATGCGAATCATCATCCAGCCTCCCTTCCTCGCTCTCGGATATTGTACTGGAGAGTGGTCTGCTTTCCTTCAATGAATCGCCGGGCCAAGTGTATCATCCCGGTTCCACAAACGCTGTCGGCTCTAGACGAGAGGCCTGCCGAGCAATATCGATGCTGCTCAGGCCGTTCTGCAGTATGCACCGCTCGCAGACGAGGGAGGAACCTGGCTGGTTGAGGCACGGCTGCGGGCCCGCGCCGCCTGACGAAGCGCGACCGAGTCGCGGGGCGATAATGTCGACGAATCCAGCACTGATCAGTCTCCTCCCGGATTCGCGCGCTTTGCATACCCGGCACGGTATCCAGGTGCAACCAGGACGCGGAGCGACCAGGTTTTCACGAGAGATGGGCGCTTCTGACCCAGGTTGACCGCCACAGCGCATACCTACGGGGGATTTCGGACCCTGCAACGCCCTAAAAGCGCTCCCAGCAATCTCGTTTCACCTAGATTTTTCCATATACGGGCCGGCTTTAGCCAATTTGAGCCAACTTGAGCGCCCATATACCCCCCATTCCACACGATCCAGCGTGAGAATGAGTCGAACTGATCCAATTTCAACCACCTTGCGGGATAGCCTGGGTCAGATTCGTACACCTTCGCGGAAAACCTCACGGAAACGCACTCGGATCACGGCGGACCTTCGCGGACCTTCGCGGACCTTCGCGGAGCGCTCAGGTTTGCAGCCCGCGCCGCCTGACGAAGCGCGACCGAGTCGCGGGGCGGTAGTGTCGACGAACCCAGCAGTGAGACGAGCTCAATGAACCCGCATGAACCTCGACTGCTGGAGCGAGAGTGTCAATGTCGACGGAATGGACACTGACCCCGTGGTCAATGTCGAATCGAGTGGCATTGAGCGCGCGACGCTGCCGGTTTGATCGACATTGAGCGCCTGCGGGACCGGAATCTCAAGAATCGCGGATTCGTATCAGCGGCCGTAAGCGGCAGGCGGGACGTTGCCCTCCGCGATGCCAAGGGAATGCTCCAGGCGCGGAGCATCTGCAGAGCTCAGAGCTGCACACAGCAGCTGGCAGTCTCGGTCACAGGCACAGTCGCGGTCACGACCACGGTCACCGTCGCGGTCACGATCACGGTCACCGTCGCGGTCACGACCACGGACCCGAACCCGGGGAAATCGGGTAGGAGGGGGCGTCTAGCCCCTGTCCTCCCACACCACCGTACGTGCCGTTCGGCATACGGCGGTTCATGAAACCTTAGGAATTCTGCGCGTAGAGATCCACCACGCTCAGAAGCCCTCGGCCTCGCCTACTGGCGAAATCAAGGGCTTTGCTCATCTGCGGGGTGTTCGCAAGTCGCCAGTATGCCTTGCGCGATCAACTGATCATGCTCGCCCACTCGCTGGGGATGCCCAGAGCGACGAGGTTTCGCCGCACCGTCTTGGGCCTCTTCCATTGCTTCAGCAGGCACATCCGCAGACGTCGTCGTATCCATTGATCCATCTCCTGGTATACGCTCGAGGTCCGCGCGATTCGGTAGTATCCCATCCAACCTCGCAGGTAGGAGTTGAGCTCGCGAATGCGGCTGGCCATGCTCCGCCCGGCCTGAAATCGTAGCTGTGCTCGGAGAACGTGGGTTCAAACAGCGGCGTCAGCACCTGTAGAGCAGCTTGCTGAATGAAACGGTCCAATGCGGTGGGTATCCCCAGAAGCCTTACGCCTCCGCCCGGCTTCGGGATTTCGCGCCGGCGTACAGGGCTTGGCTTGTAGGTCCCACTGAGCAGCGATTGCTTGAGCTCAGCCCAATGGACATGCAAGTATGGCGGACACCCTTGCCTTAAGCTATGGCTACTGCTGCTCCACCATCGGGGACTTTCACCCCTCAGGCAACGACCATGTCGGGCACACAATGACAGCGGCGCGCCCGGTTCTGCCGGATCGCGCCGCTTCGTTTTCGATTCTTGAACACGGAATACCGCTGGCAGGCCTACCTGGTCCGCCGCAGGAATGGAGGTATGTCAAGGTCGTCGGCGCCGGCCAAGGGCTTGATCTCCACCCTCCCGGAGCTCTCGCGCCTAGGCAAAGACTTGGTTTTCGCCCCTTCGAAGCCCGTCGCGATCACCGTCACCTTGATCTGATCGCCCATCTGTTCGTCGATAACCGCTCCGAAGATCACGAGCGCATCCGGATCCGCTGAACTCGATATTATCTCAGCCGCCTCGTTCACCTCGAACAGGCCTAAGCTGGATGATCCGGTGATGTTCATGAGTATCCCCTTCGCTCCCTCGACAGAGGATTCCAGGAGAGGGCTGGAGATTGCCGCTCGCGCAGCCTCAACCGCGCGCTGCTCTCCCGTGGCAAGGCCGATTCCCATGAGAGCAGACCCGGCATCTGTCATGATGGTTCTGACATCAGCAAAATCCAGGTTGATGAGTCCGGGAACTATTATCAAGTCGGAGATGCCCTGAACTCCCTGGCGAAGAACGTCATCGGCAATGCGGAATGCCTCAATGATTGACGTCTTCCTCTCCACCACCTGCAGAAGCCTATCGTTGGGGATCACTATCAACGTGTCGACCTTGCCCTTGAGGCCTGCAATGCCCTGCTCGGCCTGGCTCATTCGCCGCCTTCCCTCGAAGGAGAACGGCTTGGTGACGACGCCAACGGTGAGCGCGCCCTGTTCCTTTGCGATCTCAGCGATCACGGGCGCGGCGCCGGTGCCTGTTCCACCGCCCATCCCGCAAGTGATGAACACCATGTCGGCGCCATCGAGTATCTGGGCTAGCTCGTCGCGGCTTTCCTCGGCGGCCTTCTTGCCGACCTCAGGGTTAGCGCCTGCGCCCAGGCCTTTGGTGAGCTTCTCTCCGATCTGGATCTTGTTCGGAGCATCCGACATGCGCAGGGCTTGAGCGTCGGTGTTGAGGGACACGAACTCGACACCCTTGAGCCCAGAAGTGATCATCCTGTTTATCGCGTTGCTTCCGCCGCCGCCAACCCCCACTACCTTGAGGTTAGCCAAATGCTCGCTCTCGAGTTCTAGTTCAAACACCACGCATCCCCCTTGCCCTTCGCCCTAAGAGGAGAAGATATCGCGGAACCACTGCCGCACACCGCTTACGAATCCACCTTGCCTGCGCTGTTTCACAGGTGCTGCCGAGGCAAGCCCTGACTGAGCCCAAGCGTACTTCACCAGCCCTACGGCTGTGGAATACGTAGGGTTCGCAACAACGTCTGCCATGCCAGACACACCTGTGGGAACGCCGAGCCGCGCCGGCAACTGAAGAGCGTCCTGCGCACAGATGATAACGCCCCTCATCTCGGCGGTTCCTCCCGTCACGACCACTCCGGCGGGAAGCTGACTGAGGAGGCCTACGCGCCCGACCTCAGCCTTGACCATGTCCATAATCTGCGCCACGCGGGCCTCGATGATCTCGCATAACTGCCTCCTCGAGATCTGCGAAGCGGGAACGCCCGACGCCACGCTGCCGCTCTGCTGCGCTGCAGGTCCGCACAGCTCGTCCGCACCAACCATATCGGCACGGGCAGCACCGTACCGAATCTTCAGTTCCTCAGCATACGCAACAGGAATGCGCAGCACAAGCGCAATATCGTTGGTGATGTGGCCGCCTCCCACCGGGATCACGGCTGTATGCTGCACGCTGCCCTCAAGGAAAACCGCGATGTCGGTGGTTGCTCCGCCGATATCCACCACCAGCACACCTAGTTCCTTCTCAGGCCCTGCGAGGACCGCCTCGGCCGCTGCGAGAGGCTGCAGGACCACCTGCTCCACCTCGAGCCCCGCGCGTGCAGCGACCCTATGTACGTTCTGGATGGATGTAGCGGAACCAGTGATGATGTGAGTCTCCACCTCGAGCCTGATTCCAGTCATCCCTATCGGCCGCCGTATTCCACGGCAACCATCGATAATGAACTCACGCGGAAGCACATGGACGACCTCCCTATCAGGGGGGATCGCCACCACCTTCGCAGCCTCAAGCACCCTGTCCACATCTTCCTGAGCGATCTCACGATCCGTGCGCCCGACGGCCACAACGCCCTTGCTGTTCATGGATGATACATGGGCGCCGGAAACGCTCGCAACGACCGATACCACACCGCACCCGGACATATTCTCAGCCCGGGCAACCGCATCGGATACTGCTGCGGCGGCAGAATCGATGTCCACAATCACGCCGCGCCTGAGCCCGGCGGAAGGGCCTGTTCCGACCCCGACCACCTCGAGGATGTCGTCATCTCCGCGCTCGCAGATGAGCACGCAGATCTTGTTCGATCCAATGTCGAGACCTACTGTCATGTCCTTCTTGCCCAAGAGCGTCCCCTCCGCCTGATCGCCGTTGGCACGTTGGCGCGTTCGCATTACAGCCCACTATTCGAGATGCGCCGCAGAAAACCCTTCGCACGCATTCACTTATCTCCTGACGCGGATTACCGGCTTGGCCTCCACTCGTATGTCGATATACTCAACATCAAGGCCCTGCTCCCTCACTGAAGCGAGAATGGAATCCAGCACCCTCGCGCGAGATTCGACATCCGCGGGCTTCCCCATGTACACCTTGATGCCATCAGAGGTCCTGACAACGATGTCATCCTTGCGTGAAACGTCAACCTCCGAGATGTTTGGTATCTGCCTCATCGCAAGCTCCCGCCCGACCATTGAGCCGACCATCACAGGACCCTCCGGCCGCACGGCCTCTCCCACGGCAACATAGGACGGGGCCAGGCCGACTATGACCGGGATATCGCGATCAGTGATTGCCTCCGACACCGCCACGGCTCGTCCGTCCGCATCAACCTCAATGAAAAAGCCAGCGTATGGTATGTAAGCGACAGTTGCCCGTTCTGTTAGGGATATTCTTATGGTGTCGGGGCACACCCTCTCCACAGCAGCCGAGGATATGCGAGGGGCTGCCATCAGCCGTCGCCGGATCTCCCTGGTGCGGACCAGGAAAATGTTCACCTCACGGGGAACATCAGCGATGAGGAGAATCTCCTGATCTGAGAGGTAGTTGGCGCCCTGAACCGTGACGCCGTGAACTCGGAAATACGGCGAGTTCAGCCCTGCCAGTGCTGCAAACACCACGAAAAGGAGAGCCGCCGCCGGAAACGTGAGAGCCCGTTTGGGCTTGACTGGCTGTTCCTCTTCAATGTCCAAAATGTCGGAGGAGTCAGGCACTTCCCACACCCCCATGACGGTGACGCGCCTGACCCCATTATACCATGCTCGAGGCTGGCTCGTTGACTATGCGGCATGATCGTGCGGCATAATCGAGAGGCGACTCCGGGGCGCATCAGTCGGCGGCGGCAGCGATAGGGACGTCCGTCATGAGTTCGACCTTCGCTCCGATCGACGCGAGCTTGGTCGCTATCCCGTCGTATCCCCGCTGGATGTGGTCTACCCCA
The Clostridia bacterium genome window above contains:
- the ftsZ gene encoding cell division protein FtsZ, giving the protein MFELELESEHLANLKVVGVGGGGSNAINRMITSGLKGVEFVSLNTDAQALRMSDAPNKIQIGEKLTKGLGAGANPEVGKKAAEESRDELAQILDGADMVFITCGMGGGTGTGAAPVIAEIAKEQGALTVGVVTKPFSFEGRRRMSQAEQGIAGLKGKVDTLIVIPNDRLLQVVERKTSIIEAFRIADDVLRQGVQGISDLIIVPGLINLDFADVRTIMTDAGSALMGIGLATGEQRAVEAARAAISSPLLESSVEGAKGILMNITGSSSLGLFEVNEAAEIISSSADPDALVIFGAVIDEQMGDQIKVTVIATGFEGAKTKSLPRRESSGRVEIKPLAGADDLDIPPFLRRTR
- the ftsA gene encoding cell division protein FtsA, with product MGKKDMTVGLDIGSNKICVLICERGDDDILEVVGVGTGPSAGLRRGVIVDIDSAAAAVSDAVARAENMSGCGVVSVVASVSGAHVSSMNSKGVVAVGRTDREIAQEDVDRVLEAAKVVAIPPDREVVHVLPREFIIDGCRGIRRPIGMTGIRLEVETHIITGSATSIQNVHRVAARAGLEVEQVVLQPLAAAEAVLAGPEKELGVLVVDIGGATTDIAVFLEGSVQHTAVIPVGGGHITNDIALVLRIPVAYAEELKIRYGAARADMVGADELCGPAAQQSGSVASGVPASQISRRQLCEIIEARVAQIMDMVKAEVGRVGLLSQLPAGVVVTGGTAEMRGVIICAQDALQLPARLGVPTGVSGMADVVANPTYSTAVGLVKYAWAQSGLASAAPVKQRRQGGFVSGVRQWFRDIFSS
- a CDS encoding FtsQ-type POTRA domain-containing protein; amino-acid sequence: MPDSSDILDIEEEQPVKPKRALTFPAAALLFVVFAALAGLNSPYFRVHGVTVQGANYLSDQEILLIADVPREVNIFLVRTREIRRRLMAAPRISSAAVERVCPDTIRISLTERATVAYIPYAGFFIEVDADGRAVAVSEAITDRDIPVIVGLAPSYVAVGEAVRPEGPVMVGSMVGRELAMRQIPNISEVDVSRKDDIVVRTSDGIKVYMGKPADVESRARVLDSILASVREQGLDVEYIDIRVEAKPVIRVRR